Proteins encoded within one genomic window of Mycolicibacterium aubagnense:
- the glgB gene encoding 1,4-alpha-glucan branching protein GlgB, which yields MTSHLHPPAAELARLLAGEHHDPHSILGAHEYGKRTVIRALHPHAIGVTALIGKKRYPMEAIADGVFAVQVPFNKLADYRFEVEYPGDVVYTTADPYRFLPTLGDMDLHLLAEGRHERLWEILGAQPRSFTTPDGVVDGFSFAVWAPNAKGVNLIGDFNHWDGSEAPMRALGSSGVWELFWPGFEAGSLYKFRIRAGNGSVSDRADPMAFSTEVPPLTASKTFVSDYVWNDDGWMTARAELNPVFEPMSTYEVHLMSWRPGLSYRELAVELTEYVVAQGFTHVELLPVAEHPYGGSWGYQVTSYYAPTSRLGTPDDFRYLVDTLHQAGIGVIVDWVPAHFPKDSWALGRFDGTPLYEHADPRRGEQLDWGTYVFDFGRNEVRNFLVANALYWLEEFHVDGLRVDAVASMLYLDYSRPDGGWTPNIYGGRENLEAVQFLQEMNATVHKLAPGIVTVAEESTSWPGVTRPTNLGGLGFSMKWNMGWMNDTLDYISHNPVHRSYHHHEMTFSMLYAYSENYVLPISHDEVVHGKGTLWTRMPGDDHAKAAGLRQLLAYQWAHPGKQLLFMGQEFGQRAEWSEERGLDWFQLGEHSFSTGVQQLVRDINGIYRDNRALWSRDSNPEGYSWIDANDSNNNVLSFLRFGDDGSAIACVFNFSGSEHSQYRLGLPHTGTWHELLNTDATVYNGAGAGNMGAVEATDEPWHGRPASAVLVLPPLSALWLKPAE from the coding sequence GTGACGAGCCACCTCCACCCACCCGCCGCCGAGCTGGCCCGACTGCTGGCCGGCGAACACCACGACCCGCATTCGATCCTGGGCGCGCACGAATACGGCAAGCGCACCGTCATCCGGGCGCTGCATCCGCACGCCATCGGGGTCACCGCGCTGATCGGCAAGAAGCGCTACCCGATGGAGGCCATCGCGGATGGCGTGTTCGCCGTCCAGGTGCCGTTCAACAAGCTCGCCGACTACCGCTTCGAAGTCGAATACCCGGGCGATGTCGTATACACCACGGCCGACCCCTACCGCTTCCTCCCGACGCTCGGCGACATGGACCTGCACCTGCTGGCCGAGGGCCGGCACGAACGGTTGTGGGAAATCCTTGGCGCCCAACCCCGTTCGTTCACGACACCGGACGGCGTGGTTGACGGCTTCTCGTTCGCGGTGTGGGCGCCCAACGCCAAGGGCGTCAACCTGATCGGCGACTTCAACCACTGGGACGGCAGCGAGGCACCGATGCGAGCCCTGGGCTCGTCCGGGGTGTGGGAGCTGTTCTGGCCCGGCTTCGAAGCCGGCAGTCTGTACAAGTTCCGCATCCGCGCCGGCAATGGATCAGTCAGCGATCGCGCCGACCCGATGGCCTTCAGCACCGAAGTGCCGCCCCTGACGGCGTCGAAAACCTTTGTCAGCGACTACGTCTGGAACGACGACGGGTGGATGACCGCCCGCGCCGAGCTGAACCCGGTATTCGAGCCCATGAGCACCTACGAGGTGCATCTCATGTCCTGGCGCCCCGGGCTCAGCTACCGGGAACTGGCCGTCGAACTCACCGAATACGTGGTGGCGCAGGGCTTCACACACGTCGAGCTCCTGCCCGTGGCCGAGCATCCCTACGGCGGCTCCTGGGGTTACCAGGTGACGTCGTACTATGCGCCGACGTCGCGGCTCGGCACACCCGACGACTTCCGGTATCTGGTCGACACGCTGCACCAGGCCGGCATCGGCGTGATCGTCGACTGGGTGCCCGCCCACTTCCCCAAGGACTCGTGGGCGCTGGGCCGCTTCGACGGCACGCCGCTGTACGAGCACGCCGACCCCCGCCGCGGCGAGCAACTCGATTGGGGCACCTACGTTTTCGACTTCGGACGGAACGAAGTCCGCAACTTCCTGGTGGCCAACGCGCTGTACTGGCTCGAGGAGTTCCACGTCGACGGCCTGCGCGTCGACGCCGTCGCCTCCATGTTGTACCTCGACTACTCCCGCCCCGACGGCGGCTGGACGCCCAACATCTACGGCGGCCGGGAGAATCTGGAAGCAGTACAGTTCCTGCAGGAGATGAACGCCACCGTCCACAAACTGGCCCCCGGCATCGTCACCGTCGCCGAGGAATCCACTTCATGGCCTGGCGTCACCCGCCCGACAAACCTTGGCGGCCTTGGCTTCTCGATGAAGTGGAACATGGGGTGGATGAACGACACCCTGGACTACATCAGCCATAACCCGGTGCATCGCAGCTATCACCACCACGAGATGACGTTCTCGATGCTGTACGCCTACAGCGAGAACTATGTGCTGCCGATCAGCCACGACGAAGTCGTGCACGGCAAGGGCACGCTGTGGACCCGGATGCCCGGCGACGATCACGCCAAGGCCGCCGGCCTCCGTCAGCTCTTGGCTTACCAATGGGCACACCCGGGCAAGCAATTACTGTTCATGGGACAGGAATTCGGCCAGCGCGCCGAGTGGTCCGAGGAACGGGGACTGGACTGGTTCCAGCTCGGCGAGCACAGCTTCTCCACCGGGGTGCAGCAGTTGGTCCGCGACATCAACGGCATCTACCGCGACAACCGCGCGTTGTGGTCCCGCGACAGCAATCCCGAGGGCTACTCGTGGATCGACGCCAACGACTCGAACAACAACGTGCTGAGCTTCCTGCGGTTCGGCGACGACGGGTCGGCCATCGCCTGCGTCTTCAACTTCTCCGGCAGCGAGCACTCGCAGTACCGCCTGGGCCTGCCGCACACCGGGACCTGGCATGAACTGCTGAACACCGACGCGACCGTCTACAACGGTGCGGGCGCAGGCAACATGGGCGCGGTGGAGGCCACCGACGAGCCCTGGCACGGCCGGCCGGCCTCCGCTGTCCTGGTGCTCCCACCGCTGTCAGCGCTCTGGCTCAAGCCCGCCGAGTAG
- a CDS encoding alpha-1,4-glucan--maltose-1-phosphate maltosyltransferase, whose product MAGRIEIDDVAPVVSAGRYPAKAVVGEVVPISATVWREGHDAVAATLVVRYHGPVYPQLAETPPGATAVPTPPRAKIKPTRLPMAQGVTPDVFHGQFTPDEVGLWTFRVDGWGDPIATWRHAIKAKLEAGQSEAELSNDLLVGATLLERAATAVPQDDRTPLLAAARRLREPGDPYVRAAAALASDVTDLLRKYPLRELVTRGEQYGIWVDRPRARFSSWYELFPRSTGGWDSDGRPVHGTFSTTAKAIPRVAAMGFDVLYLPPVHPIGKVHRKGPNNNVTATPGDVGSPWAIGSDEGGHDAVHPDLGTIAEFDDMVATARDNGLEVALDLALQCAPDHPWAKEHPEWFTVLPDGTIAYAENPPKKYQDIYPLNFDNDPAGLYDEVLRVVTFWMSHGVTIFRVDNPHTKPANFWAWLIAQAKNIDPDVLFLSEAFTRPARLYGLAKLGFTQSYTYFTWRNYKWEITEFGQQIAEYADFYRPNLFVNTPDILHASLQHGGPGMFAIRAVLAATLSSSWGVYSGYELFEHQAVREGSEEYLDSEKYQLRPRDFEAALAGGRSLEPLLTRLNEIRRVHPALSQLRTIKFHHVDNDSMLAYSKFDPVTGDTVLVVLTLNAFGPEQATLWLDMGALGMADHDRFWVRDEITGEEYQWGAGNYVRLDPDKAVAHVLNMPQIPYDKRLSLLRRQP is encoded by the coding sequence GTGGCCGGTCGGATCGAGATCGACGACGTCGCACCAGTGGTGTCCGCAGGCCGATATCCCGCCAAGGCCGTGGTCGGCGAAGTGGTTCCGATCAGCGCGACCGTGTGGCGCGAAGGTCACGACGCCGTCGCCGCAACGCTGGTGGTGCGCTACCACGGCCCCGTCTACCCGCAGCTCGCTGAAACCCCACCCGGTGCAACAGCCGTGCCGACTCCGCCGCGCGCGAAAATCAAGCCAACCCGGCTGCCCATGGCGCAGGGCGTCACGCCCGACGTCTTCCACGGCCAGTTCACGCCTGACGAGGTCGGGCTGTGGACCTTCCGGGTCGACGGTTGGGGCGACCCGATCGCGACGTGGCGACACGCCATCAAGGCCAAGCTCGAGGCGGGCCAGAGCGAGGCCGAGTTGTCCAATGACCTGCTGGTCGGGGCGACCCTCCTGGAACGTGCCGCGACGGCCGTCCCCCAGGACGACCGCACGCCGCTGCTCGCGGCCGCGAGGCGGCTCCGGGAACCGGGCGACCCGTATGTCCGAGCCGCGGCAGCGTTGGCGTCCGACGTCACGGATCTGCTGCGCAAGTACCCGCTCCGTGAATTGGTCACTCGGGGAGAGCAATACGGCATCTGGGTCGACCGTCCACGGGCCCGGTTCAGCTCCTGGTACGAGCTGTTCCCCCGGTCCACCGGCGGCTGGGACTCCGACGGCCGGCCGGTGCACGGCACGTTCTCCACGACCGCCAAGGCCATTCCGCGGGTCGCCGCAATGGGTTTCGACGTCCTGTACCTGCCGCCGGTGCATCCGATCGGCAAGGTGCACCGCAAGGGCCCGAACAACAACGTGACGGCCACCCCGGGCGACGTCGGTTCTCCGTGGGCGATCGGCAGCGACGAGGGCGGGCACGACGCGGTGCACCCGGACCTGGGGACCATCGCCGAGTTCGACGACATGGTCGCCACCGCCCGCGACAACGGCCTTGAGGTGGCGCTCGACCTGGCGCTGCAGTGCGCACCCGATCACCCGTGGGCCAAGGAGCACCCGGAGTGGTTCACGGTATTGCCCGACGGCACCATCGCGTACGCGGAGAATCCGCCGAAGAAGTACCAGGACATCTACCCGCTGAACTTCGACAACGACCCGGCCGGCCTGTACGACGAGGTGCTGCGCGTGGTCACGTTCTGGATGTCGCACGGCGTGACGATCTTCCGGGTCGACAATCCGCACACCAAGCCGGCGAACTTCTGGGCCTGGCTCATCGCCCAGGCCAAGAACATCGACCCCGACGTCTTGTTCCTGTCCGAGGCGTTCACCCGGCCGGCCCGACTCTACGGCCTCGCGAAACTCGGCTTCACCCAGTCGTATACGTATTTCACGTGGCGTAACTACAAGTGGGAGATCACCGAATTCGGCCAGCAGATCGCCGAGTACGCCGACTTCTACCGGCCCAACCTGTTCGTCAACACCCCCGACATCCTGCATGCCAGCCTGCAGCACGGCGGTCCGGGCATGTTCGCGATCCGTGCGGTGCTGGCGGCCACGCTGAGCTCGTCCTGGGGCGTCTACTCCGGCTACGAGTTGTTCGAGCACCAGGCGGTGCGCGAGGGCAGCGAGGAGTACCTGGACTCGGAGAAGTACCAGTTGCGGCCACGGGATTTCGAGGCGGCGCTTGCCGGCGGCCGGTCCCTGGAGCCGCTGCTGACCCGGCTCAACGAGATTCGGCGCGTGCATCCGGCGCTCAGCCAATTACGGACCATCAAGTTCCATCACGTCGACAACGACTCGATGTTGGCGTACAGCAAGTTCGACCCCGTTACCGGCGACACCGTCCTTGTGGTGTTGACGCTCAACGCATTCGGCCCCGAGCAGGCAACGCTGTGGCTGGACATGGGCGCCCTCGGCATGGCGGACCACGACCGGTTCTGGGTGCGAGACGAGATCACCGGTGAGGAATATCAATGGGGCGCAGGGAATTACGTGCGACTGGACCCGGACAAAGCAGTAGCCCACGTACTGAACATGCCGCAAATCCCGTACGACAAAAGGCTGAGTCTCCTGCGGAGGCAACCGTGA
- the glgP gene encoding alpha-glucan family phosphorylase, with protein MKALRRFTVRAHLPERLAALERLSINLRWSWHTPTQELFAEIDPALWEQVGADPVALLGAVSPARLDELAADDDFVGRVNHRASDLDNYLNRPLWYQEQADHAEDGGPAMPRGIAYFSMEFGVSEVLPNYSGGLGILAGDHLKSASDLGLPLIAVGLYYRSGYFKQSLTADGWQHENYPSLDPQGLPLRLLTGADGQPTLVSLNLPESQVLRARVWVAQVGRVPLLLLDSDIPENEHELRSVTDRLYGGDQEHRMKQELLAGIGGIRAIRAFTEIEGLEAPEVYHMNEGHAGFLGVERIREYISGSGLDFETALTVVRSSTVFTTHTPVPAGIDRFPVEMVRRYFDDTVAAPLLPEVPLYRVVAFGAEDDPDKFNMAHMGLRLAQRANGVSLLHGRVSRGMFNELWPGFDQAEVPIGSITNGVHAPTWAAPQWLELGRELVGVKGMTAVDQAAGEPQLWQRLHDVDPGHLWWIRSQLREMLVADVRARLRRSWLERGATEAELGWIATAFDPSVLTIGFARRVPTYKRLTLMLRDPERLERLLLDESRPVQLIVAGKSHPADDGGKALIQQVVKFADRPEVRHRIAFLPDYDMSMARLLYWGCDVWLNNPLRPLEACGTSGMKSALNGGLNLSIRDGWWDEWYDGENGWEIPTADGVTDEARRDDLEAAALYDLMQNSVAPKFYERNEHGVPMRWVEMVRHTLQSLGPKVLASRMVRDYTEKYYAPAAQSFRRTVEPIDGVPFGAARSLAAYRQRVTETWPKIQITDVDSYGLPDTPLLGSELSLTAKVQLAGLRTDEVVVQAVLGRVDTGDQLVDPVTVPMTHTTSGEGGVEIFSATTPLPVAGPVGYTVRVLPHNALLAADNELGLVTLA; from the coding sequence GTGAAAGCCCTCCGCCGGTTCACCGTCCGTGCCCACCTGCCCGAACGCCTCGCCGCTCTGGAGCGGCTGTCCATCAACCTGCGCTGGTCCTGGCACACGCCCACTCAGGAGCTGTTCGCGGAGATCGATCCGGCGCTGTGGGAACAGGTCGGTGCCGACCCGGTGGCGTTGCTCGGTGCGGTCAGCCCGGCGCGGCTCGACGAATTGGCGGCCGACGACGACTTCGTCGGCCGGGTGAACCACCGCGCCAGCGATCTGGACAACTATCTGAACCGGCCGCTGTGGTACCAGGAGCAGGCCGACCACGCCGAGGACGGCGGGCCCGCCATGCCGAGAGGCATCGCGTATTTCTCCATGGAGTTCGGAGTCTCTGAGGTCCTGCCCAACTATTCCGGTGGCCTCGGCATCCTCGCGGGCGATCACCTCAAGTCGGCGTCGGATCTCGGTCTCCCGCTGATCGCGGTCGGGCTGTACTACCGGTCCGGCTATTTCAAGCAGTCGCTGACCGCCGACGGCTGGCAGCATGAGAACTACCCGTCGTTGGACCCTCAGGGTCTGCCGCTGCGGCTGTTGACGGGCGCGGACGGACAGCCGACCCTGGTGTCGCTGAATCTGCCGGAGTCGCAGGTGTTGCGGGCGCGGGTGTGGGTGGCGCAGGTCGGGCGAGTTCCGTTGCTGCTGCTCGACTCTGACATCCCCGAGAACGAGCACGAACTGCGTTCGGTGACCGATCGGCTCTACGGCGGCGACCAGGAACACCGGATGAAGCAGGAGCTGCTCGCCGGCATCGGTGGCATCCGCGCCATCCGGGCGTTCACCGAGATCGAGGGCCTCGAAGCGCCCGAGGTTTACCACATGAACGAAGGCCACGCGGGCTTCCTTGGCGTGGAACGTATTCGGGAGTACATCAGCGGCTCAGGGCTGGACTTCGAGACCGCGCTGACGGTGGTCCGGTCTTCGACAGTCTTCACGACCCACACCCCGGTGCCGGCCGGTATCGACCGGTTCCCGGTGGAGATGGTGCGGCGCTACTTCGACGACACCGTCGCTGCGCCGCTGCTACCCGAGGTGCCGCTGTACCGCGTGGTCGCGTTCGGCGCCGAGGACGATCCCGACAAATTCAACATGGCGCACATGGGTTTACGGCTCGCACAGCGTGCCAACGGGGTGTCGCTGCTGCACGGCCGGGTGAGCCGAGGCATGTTCAACGAACTGTGGCCGGGCTTCGACCAGGCCGAGGTGCCGATCGGGTCAATTACCAACGGCGTACACGCGCCCACCTGGGCGGCGCCGCAATGGCTGGAGTTGGGCCGCGAGCTGGTCGGCGTCAAAGGGATGACGGCTGTCGACCAGGCGGCGGGGGAGCCGCAGCTGTGGCAGCGGCTGCACGACGTCGACCCCGGTCATCTGTGGTGGATCCGGTCCCAGCTGCGCGAGATGCTCGTCGCCGATGTGCGGGCCCGGCTGCGGCGTTCCTGGCTCGAGCGTGGCGCCACCGAGGCTGAACTCGGCTGGATCGCAACGGCTTTCGATCCATCTGTGCTGACCATCGGCTTCGCCCGTCGGGTGCCCACGTACAAGCGGTTGACGCTGATGCTGCGCGACCCGGAACGACTGGAACGGCTGCTGCTCGACGAGTCGCGGCCGGTGCAGCTGATCGTCGCGGGCAAGTCGCATCCGGCCGACGATGGCGGCAAGGCGCTGATCCAGCAGGTGGTGAAGTTCGCCGACCGGCCCGAGGTGCGTCACCGGATCGCGTTCCTGCCGGATTACGACATGTCGATGGCCCGCCTGTTGTACTGGGGCTGCGATGTGTGGCTCAACAACCCGTTGCGTCCGCTGGAAGCCTGTGGCACGTCGGGGATGAAGAGCGCGCTCAACGGCGGGCTGAACCTCTCGATCCGCGACGGCTGGTGGGACGAGTGGTACGACGGCGAAAACGGTTGGGAAATCCCGACTGCCGACGGTGTCACCGACGAGGCCCGCCGTGACGACCTCGAAGCCGCCGCGCTGTACGACCTGATGCAGAACTCGGTGGCGCCGAAATTCTACGAGCGCAACGAACATGGCGTGCCGATGCGGTGGGTCGAAATGGTGCGGCACACGCTGCAGTCGCTCGGGCCCAAGGTGCTGGCGTCGCGCATGGTGCGCGACTACACCGAGAAGTATTACGCCCCTGCGGCACAGTCGTTCCGGCGCACCGTGGAGCCGATCGACGGCGTGCCGTTCGGTGCGGCCCGATCGCTGGCCGCCTACCGCCAGCGGGTGACCGAGACCTGGCCGAAGATTCAGATCACCGACGTCGACAGCTACGGGCTGCCCGACACGCCGCTGCTGGGTTCGGAGTTGTCGCTGACCGCCAAGGTGCAGCTGGCTGGTCTGCGCACCGATGAAGTTGTGGTGCAAGCGGTTCTGGGGCGGGTCGACACCGGCGACCAGCTGGTGGACCCGGTGACGGTGCCCATGACGCACACGACTTCCGGCGAGGGCGGCGTCGAAATCTTCTCGGCGACCACGCCGCTGCCGGTGGCCGGGCCCGTCGGGTACACCGTTCGGGTGCTGCCGCACAACGCATTGCTGGCCGCCGACAACGAGCTCGGGCTGGTCACGCTGGCGTGA
- a CDS encoding virginiamycin B lyase family protein, with translation MSALTVAVDGGPYALAAGPDGAMWVTSVRAGSVARVDARGEVRLFEVGADSRPMQICAGPDGAMWFTCAGTHRLGRISGDGALTFTELDWGSAPFGITVGLDDAVWFTAMDAGTVGRVGADGVVEQVAAPGGMPSMITAGGDGALWFTLNQKSAIGRLTVDGKLSVRPTPTPSAGPVGICATHDDAVWFTAIGADKLGRIPLNDAIQELDLPGKPHAVVADAADGVWVSLWGADAIARVTADGEVSTFDLPPGSEPHGLAVDRDGALWVALESGFVVRLPV, from the coding sequence GTGAGTGCACTGACTGTTGCGGTCGATGGTGGACCGTACGCGCTGGCGGCCGGCCCGGACGGCGCGATGTGGGTGACGTCGGTGAGGGCAGGTTCGGTGGCCAGGGTTGACGCTCGCGGTGAGGTACGGCTGTTCGAGGTCGGCGCGGACAGCCGGCCGATGCAGATCTGCGCAGGTCCTGACGGAGCGATGTGGTTCACCTGTGCCGGTACCCACCGGCTGGGCCGGATCAGCGGTGACGGTGCCCTGACGTTTACCGAATTAGATTGGGGCAGTGCGCCATTCGGCATCACGGTCGGACTCGACGACGCCGTCTGGTTCACCGCCATGGACGCCGGGACCGTCGGTCGCGTCGGTGCTGATGGCGTGGTGGAGCAGGTCGCCGCGCCCGGTGGGATGCCGTCGATGATCACCGCCGGCGGTGACGGCGCACTCTGGTTCACGCTGAATCAGAAGTCCGCCATCGGGCGACTGACGGTGGACGGCAAACTGTCGGTCCGGCCGACTCCGACACCGTCGGCAGGTCCGGTCGGTATCTGCGCCACCCACGACGATGCCGTGTGGTTCACGGCAATTGGTGCGGACAAGTTGGGCCGCATCCCGCTGAACGACGCCATCCAGGAATTGGACCTGCCGGGCAAGCCGCACGCAGTGGTCGCCGATGCGGCCGATGGCGTATGGGTGAGTTTGTGGGGCGCAGACGCCATCGCCCGGGTCACCGCCGATGGCGAGGTCTCGACATTCGATCTGCCGCCGGGCAGCGAGCCGCACGGGTTGGCCGTCGATCGTGATGGCGCGCTGTGGGTGGCGCTGGAGTCTGGGTTCGTGGTGCGGCTGCCGGTGTAG
- a CDS encoding FAD-dependent oxidoreductase has product MTEALIIGAGVAGPVLAIALQRVGIDAHVFERSPSGADLRGAWLNFQANGMDALRAVDAAGPLENLGYPNDAISFITGSGKELGRIPMAARRPDGQPSVMMRRADLYRELNALATERGVHYSYGKEFVTATTTSGGRVHAQFADGSIATGDLLVGCDGIHSAVRRVIDPHARAPRYVPVLNVGGYIPNFTVDVPPREFRMQFGARCFFAWFPTPDGGTVWFANPPMAREPERGVLSDMTDADWRNWLHQLMSGDAGPAHDIIDAAPGPMIGWATYDLPVVKHWHNRRNQIIIGDAAHATAPSAGQGASMSVEDAVILAQCLRDCPAIPTAFTTFESLRRRRVEKIVHHGHRSANSKAAGPVGRFLRELILPVVFRQAAKDDGRSMMWLQGHHIDFDSTVQPVPA; this is encoded by the coding sequence ATGACCGAAGCACTCATCATCGGCGCCGGGGTGGCCGGCCCGGTCCTGGCCATCGCGCTGCAGCGCGTGGGTATCGACGCCCACGTCTTCGAACGCTCACCGTCCGGCGCCGACCTCCGCGGCGCCTGGCTGAACTTTCAGGCCAACGGTATGGATGCGCTGCGGGCCGTCGATGCGGCCGGACCGCTCGAGAACCTGGGCTACCCGAACGACGCCATCAGCTTCATCACCGGCAGCGGCAAGGAGCTGGGTCGAATCCCCATGGCCGCACGGCGCCCGGACGGCCAGCCATCGGTCATGATGCGTCGCGCCGACCTCTACCGCGAACTCAATGCGCTGGCCACCGAACGCGGTGTCCACTACAGCTATGGCAAGGAATTCGTCACCGCGACAACGACTTCCGGCGGCAGGGTCCACGCACAGTTCGCCGACGGCAGTATCGCGACCGGTGATCTGCTGGTCGGCTGCGACGGTATCCATTCCGCGGTACGCCGGGTCATCGACCCGCACGCCCGCGCGCCCCGCTACGTGCCGGTACTCAACGTCGGCGGTTACATCCCGAACTTCACCGTCGATGTGCCGCCACGCGAATTCCGGATGCAGTTCGGCGCGCGGTGCTTCTTCGCCTGGTTTCCGACCCCGGACGGTGGCACCGTCTGGTTCGCCAACCCACCGATGGCCCGCGAACCCGAACGTGGGGTGTTGTCCGACATGACCGACGCCGACTGGCGAAACTGGCTGCACCAGTTGATGTCCGGCGATGCCGGGCCCGCGCACGACATCATCGACGCCGCGCCTGGCCCGATGATCGGGTGGGCCACCTACGACCTGCCAGTGGTGAAGCACTGGCACAATCGGCGCAACCAGATCATCATCGGCGACGCGGCCCATGCCACCGCACCATCGGCAGGCCAAGGCGCGTCGATGTCCGTCGAGGACGCCGTGATTCTCGCGCAGTGCTTGCGTGATTGCCCTGCCATCCCAACGGCATTCACGACATTCGAATCGTTGCGCCGCCGCCGGGTGGAGAAGATCGTCCATCACGGACACCGGTCGGCCAACAGCAAGGCCGCAGGCCCGGTGGGGCGGTTCCTTCGTGAACTGATTCTGCCAGTGGTCTTCCGGCAGGCCGCGAAAGACGATGGCCGCTCGATGATGTGGCTGCAGGGCCACCACATCGACTTCGACAGCACCGTCCAGCCGGTGCCCGCCTAG
- a CDS encoding MarR family transcriptional regulator: MADRLGAAVQAYQAAVDDFDREVARLLGINATDARCLEILIQETPDGLTPRELADRLGLTTGSATTMLDRLEKVGYVMRSAHPSDRRKLLVHATTTARERAFELIGPLVAGGKRTLLSRYSAEQLELITEFLTRATELQRNHVGRLRGM, from the coding sequence GTGGCCGACCGCTTGGGAGCAGCGGTGCAGGCCTATCAGGCGGCGGTCGACGACTTCGATCGCGAGGTCGCGCGGCTGCTCGGCATCAACGCGACAGATGCTCGCTGCCTGGAAATTCTGATCCAGGAAACGCCCGATGGCCTGACACCGCGGGAGTTGGCTGATCGCCTGGGCCTCACCACCGGCAGCGCCACGACGATGCTCGACCGCTTGGAGAAGGTCGGTTATGTGATGCGCTCAGCGCACCCCAGTGATCGGCGCAAACTGCTGGTCCACGCCACCACTACCGCGCGCGAGCGTGCCTTCGAACTCATCGGCCCGCTGGTGGCCGGGGGGAAGCGCACCCTGCTGAGCCGTTACAGCGCTGAACAGCTGGAGCTGATCACCGAGTTCCTCACGCGCGCAACCGAATTGCAGCGCAACCATGTCGGGCGGCTGCGCGGGATGTGA